The DNA sequence ACCTGGCCTACCTGAGGGGGAGCCTGTACGTGGCCGGGCTGCGCGGGGAGGCCCTGGTGCGGCTGGACCTGAGGAAGGAGGGGGGAGGCTACCGGGTCCTGCGGGCGGAGACGGTCCTTTCCGGCTACGGGCGGCTGAGGGAGGTCCAGGTGGGGCCGGACGGGGCCCTGTACCTCACCACCTCCAACCGGGACGGGCGGGGCCGGGTGCGGGCGGGGGACGACCGCATCCTCCGCTTCCTGCCGTAGACTCAGGGCCGTGGAGCGCGTCTTGCCCTTCCGCGAGGATCTGAAAAACGGCACCTTCTGGCTTCTGGACCAGAGGAGGCTTCCCTTTGAGGAGGTCTGGGTCCCGGTCCGGACCGGGCGGGAGATGGCCGAGGCCATCCGGCAGATGGTGGTCCGGGGGGCCCCGGCCATCGGGGTCTCGGCCGCCTTCGGCCTGGTCCTGGCCCACCTGGCCGGCGAGGACCTCGAGGAGGCGGACCGCCTCCTCCGCCAAAGCCGCCCCACCGCGGTCAACCTCTTCTACGCCCTGGACCGGCTGAGGCCCTTTTGGGGCGACCTCGAGGCCACCCTCCAGACCGCCTACGCCCTCTGGCACGAGGTGGAGGAGACGGAGGCCGCCATCAGCCGCTTCGGGAGCGAGGTCCTCCTGGGCCAGGTCCTCACCCACTGCAACACCGGCCCCCTGGCCACCGGGGGGTACGGGACGGCCCTGGGGGCGATCGTGGAGGGCTTCCGAAGGGGGAGGGTGCGGCACGTCTGGGTGGACGAGACGCGGCCCTACCTCCAGGGGGCCCGGCTCACCGCCTGGGAGCTCATGCGGGCGGGGGTGCCCGCCACCTTGGTCACGGACAACATGGCGGGCTTCCTCATGGGGCGGAAGGAGGTGGACGCGGTGGTGGTGGGGGTGGACCGGATGGCCCTGAACGGGGACTTCGCCAACAAGATCGGCACCTACGCCCTGGCCGTTTTGGCCCACCACCACGGGGTGCCCTTCTACGCGGCCCTGCCCCTCTCCTCCGTGGACCCGAACCTGGAGAGCGGGGAAGGGATCCCCATTGAGGAGCGGCCCGCCCAGGAGGTGACCCACCTCATGGGCCGCCCCATCGCCCCGGAGGGCTTTCCTGCCTACCACCCCGCCTTTGACGTGACCCCCCACACCCTCCTCACGGGCATCATCACGGAGAAGGGGGTGATCTACCCGCCCTTCCATGAGGGGCTCCGACGGGCTTTGGGCCTTCTTTGAGGGCCTTTTGGGCCACGCCTGCCCGGGGTGCGGGGGGCGGTTGGACCGGCCCCTCCTCTGCTCGGCTTGCCGGGCGGGGCTCAGGCCGCAAAGGGCCTGGCTTTACGGGGCCGAGGCGGTCTATCTGGGCTCCTACGCCCGCTTTGGGGGGCTGGCCCGGGCCTTGAAGTACCGGGGAAGGAGGGGCCTGGCGGAGCTTCTGGCCGCGCCCTTGGCCGAGGGGGCCTCGAGCTGGGCCCTGGAGGGGGTGACCTGGGTCCCCGGCCTTTGGCACCGGACCCTCCTGCGGGGCCACCACCCCCCCGAGGTCCTGGCCCAGGCCCTGGCCCGCGCCCTGGGCCTCCCCCACGCTCCCCTCCTCCTCCGGGTCCGCTACGCCCCCAGCCAGGTCCGGGGCCGGAGGCAGGCCCTGCCCCTGGACACCTTCCGCCCCCTGGGGAAGGCCCGGGGGAGCTGGCTTCTTGTGGACGACGTCCTCACCTCGGGGGCCACCTTTTTGCGGGCCCGCTCCGCCCTTTTGGAGGCTGGGGTGGAGCGGGTCTACGGGGCCTTCATCGCCCTGAAGAGGGAGGCCCTGGGCCCGTTCGTGGACTGATTTGCACCGGGGCCCCCGTCCCAGCGCAAGCTGGGACGGGGTGGTATGGTCCATTCTGGTTTGGGCCACGCTGAGGGGTGGGGGGGCGTGCTAGGCTAGTACCACCCTGGCTTTCGCCGAGCTGGGGGTAATACCACCCCATCCAGGCCCTGCGCCAGGATGGGGGCCCCGGTAAAGCCTTCCCCGGGCTTTTTACAGGAAAGGGGGTTTCCATGAAGAAGCTCCGCCGCCTGGAAGACCTCCTCCCCCACATCCGCGAAGGGCGCTACCGGCTGGGTCCGCACGTGGCCAAGCACATGCTCCAGGAGGGCTTCACCGAGTGGGACGTGCTCAGGGCCCTCGAGTGGGGCCGGGAGCTCGCCGTATACCCCGAGGACCAGAGGATGCTCGTCCTGGGCTACATGGTCTTCCCGCCCCGGCTCCGGCTTCCCTTGCACGTGGTCCTGGAGTACGCCACCCCCCGGTACGTCACCCTGGTCACCGCCTTCATCCCCAAGGACCCCCACCGGGTCTACTCCCGAAGCCGCCTGGCCGCCCTCCTGCGCTTTGACGGCGCCCTCGAGGAGGTGCGCTACACCGGCCCCAAGGACCGCTACCCCGCCTAAAGGCCGAAGTACCGCAGGGCCTCCTCGCGGTCCTTGGCCAGCTGGGCCTTGAGCTCCTCGAGGGAGGCGAAGCGCCGCTCCTCCCGGAGCTTCTTCAAGAACTCCACCCGGACCTCCTCCCCGTAGAGGTCCCCGCTGAAGCCGAAGAGGTGGACCTCGAGCCGGAGGGGCCCCTCCCCCAGGGTGGGCCGGACGCCCACGTTGGCCATGCCGAAGAAGCTTCCCCTTGGGGTGTGGGCCCGGACCGCGTAGACCCCGGGGGGGAGGAGCTTCTTTGGGGGCAGGGCCAGGTTGAGGGTGGGGAAGCCCAGCCTCCGCCCCATCTTCTCCCCCTCCACCACCACCCCCCGGGCGGCGTAGGGCCGGCCCAGGAGGTGGCGGGCCTCCTCCACCCGCCCCTCCTTGAGGAGGTCCCGGATGCGGCTGGACTTGACCGGCCCCCCCAGGAGGGAAAGGAGGGGGACGGTCCGCACCGGGGCCACCCTTTCCAGGTCCTCGGGCCCCCCGGCGCGGCCTTGGCCGAAGCGGAAGTCCTCCCCCACGTAGAGGAGGCGGGCCTCCAGGGCCTTTAGGTCCTCCAGGAACTCCTCCTTGGAGCGGCGGGCGAAGGCCTCGTTGAAGGGGACCACGAGCACCAGCTCCGCCCCCGCCTGCCAGAGGGCCTCCACCTTCTCCGAGACCTCGCTCAAGAACCCCTCCCCCCGGGTGAAGACCTTGCTGGGGGGGTCAAAGGTGTAGACCAAAAGGGGGAGGCGGAGGGCCTTGGCCTCCTCCTTGGCCAGGTGGAGGAGGTGCTGGTGGCCCAGGTGGACCCCGTCAAAGGAGCCCACCGCCACCACCTTAGGCCCCTGGGGGACGTCAGCGACCTCGGTGAAGAGCATACAAGACCCCGACGAGCCCGGTGGCGGAGAACTCCACCTCG is a window from the Thermus filiformis genome containing:
- the mtnA gene encoding S-methyl-5-thioribose-1-phosphate isomerase, which produces MERVLPFREDLKNGTFWLLDQRRLPFEEVWVPVRTGREMAEAIRQMVVRGAPAIGVSAAFGLVLAHLAGEDLEEADRLLRQSRPTAVNLFYALDRLRPFWGDLEATLQTAYALWHEVEETEAAISRFGSEVLLGQVLTHCNTGPLATGGYGTALGAIVEGFRRGRVRHVWVDETRPYLQGARLTAWELMRAGVPATLVTDNMAGFLMGRKEVDAVVVGVDRMALNGDFANKIGTYALAVLAHHHGVPFYAALPLSSVDPNLESGEGIPIEERPAQEVTHLMGRPIAPEGFPAYHPAFDVTPHTLLTGIITEKGVIYPPFHEGLRRALGLL
- a CDS encoding ComF family protein, which encodes MRGSDGLWAFFEGLLGHACPGCGGRLDRPLLCSACRAGLRPQRAWLYGAEAVYLGSYARFGGLARALKYRGRRGLAELLAAPLAEGASSWALEGVTWVPGLWHRTLLRGHHPPEVLAQALARALGLPHAPLLLRVRYAPSQVRGRRQALPLDTFRPLGKARGSWLLVDDVLTSGATFLRARSALLEAGVERVYGAFIALKREALGPFVD
- a CDS encoding DUF4258 domain-containing protein — encoded protein: MKKLRRLEDLLPHIREGRYRLGPHVAKHMLQEGFTEWDVLRALEWGRELAVYPEDQRMLVLGYMVFPPRLRLPLHVVLEYATPRYVTLVTAFIPKDPHRVYSRSRLAALLRFDGALEEVRYTGPKDRYPA
- the ribF gene encoding riboflavin biosynthesis protein RibF is translated as MLFTEVADVPQGPKVVAVGSFDGVHLGHQHLLHLAKEEAKALRLPLLVYTFDPPSKVFTRGEGFLSEVSEKVEALWQAGAELVLVVPFNEAFARRSKEEFLEDLKALEARLLYVGEDFRFGQGRAGGPEDLERVAPVRTVPLLSLLGGPVKSSRIRDLLKEGRVEEARHLLGRPYAARGVVVEGEKMGRRLGFPTLNLALPPKKLLPPGVYAVRAHTPRGSFFGMANVGVRPTLGEGPLRLEVHLFGFSGDLYGEEVRVEFLKKLREERRFASLEELKAQLAKDREEALRYFGL